A region of the Pungitius pungitius chromosome 8, fPunPun2.1, whole genome shotgun sequence genome:
TCTGAGAACACAATTTCAACCAATCATATTTGCCTAATGTATATTGTTTATTCAGAAGCAGCTTTCAGCCTCTTTTTGTAGAACTTCTCTCATCTCCCCTCTCCCATCTCCAGTTAACAGCGTTTGCCTTCAGAGACAATGTGCGTTTCGGCTTTGTGGACCAGGGTGACACACACAACAGTCAGCTACTGCGGCAGTTCAACATAAACACGTACGCCCCCACCATGCTGCTGTTCAAGGAGGACTCCGAAAAGCCTGTGGACATCATACAGGTACAGAAATACAGAACTGACCCGTACAAGCTTCTTCAACAGGAGTCTAAAATTGTATTTAATTGTTCAAATCACCCGTGATTTCTCTTCTTCAGGCCAGAGGGATGAAGCGACAGATAATGAATGAGTTTGTCTCCAACAACAAGTTCCTGCAGGTGCCTCGGCTGGTCAACCAGCAGCTCTTTGATGAGCTGTGCCCCGTCAAGCAGTTCCACCGACGGAGAAAGTATGTAATTTAATGAGCCCTTAGTGGAGgggaaaatacaataaaatgacCGTGTGACATCTGTAAGCTGTGTGAATCCGAACAGAATAGTCAAACAGGCCTTTTCCGTGGGTGTGCCTCTGAACTGAAATGTTGTGGCGGGGTGAATTGACCAATTGTTTTGCAGGTACTGCGTGCTGTTGATCACTGGGGAGGACCAAGCCTTTCTCCCGGGCAATAAGGCCTTCCTCGACTTTGCGTCGGCCAACAGAAAAGACGTGCTGCGGTTCGCTTACGTCTACCAGCGtcagcagcagcctctctgTCAGGCGCTGCTGCACAACCAGGCTGCCCTCTCGCCTCAGGTCAGTGGTCGGAAAACCTCAAACGCATCACAAATGAAAACGAAACGACCACTGTCATCCCTAAAAGAATGTTGAGATAAGATAACTTTTTCTATTTGGCACATTCAGGATTTATTACGTGTCAGATCAGCAATATGTGCACCATAAACCTCATCGTCAACAGCATTTCATCCCCACTGACAGGTGGTGATTCTGGAGAGGCGGAGCCATGCTGGCAAGGTCATGTACCGCTCAGTGAGTGGCGGCTGGAACGGCAGTGAGGAAGATAAGTATCGCCTCCACGAACAGCTGGAgctccttcagaaagaccccaCCTATCTGAGATCCGACGCCACCCTGCCAGAGCTGAACAACGAGATGGCCCCTGTAAGGCGCTGCAGATACACACCTTAGTTCTGGGGAAAAAATCAACTTAAAAAGCAACTGAAGGTATTGTTTGATTAACCTCATTGTTGTCTGTTTCATTTTCAACATACCCAGATTTTTGTCATTCGGTGGATCAACTCTGCCTATGATTACATCGTTCAAATATATGATGACCTCCTCTACTCAAACTGGTaagacaacacagagaaagacgGACATCTTTCTCTGAAGCTGAATCTGTGTCACTATTGCATAATAAGCGGAATGGTGCTCTGTAGGAATGCATAGTTTGTCCCATTGTAGCTGTGATGCACCCATATACAAATGCAACTACAATTAGAGAGGAAAGGGAAACTGCATGCAGTGTTATTGTTTGGTAGGGCCTGCTGGTTGTTTTTGCCCAAAGGTTTAAGTAATACATTTCACACTTTCTGTCCCCAAGGCGAGAGATGATGCCAATTCTGTCGCTGATTTTTTCCGCTCTCTTCATTCTTTTTGGCACCGTCATCATTCAGGCCTTCAGGTGAGCGTGGCAAGACCCTTTTATAATCTCCAATATTATAACCATTGCGCCAAAATATTCAatatattaaatgttaaatgtctgAAACTACACTGACGACATTCAGcatatttgtattgtattttttgaaGTTCTACATGGTAAGTTCTTGGTGTTGAAGTGAGCCAAATGATGGCTGGTTCGCTGCCCATActgatcattttctttttcgGCTGTTCCTTTTTTTAGTGAGCCAGGTGAGAGCAAACCTCGGAAACCGAAGCCAAAAGAACAACCACAAGCTGAGGAGGATGCATCAAGTAGAGGCAGTACTTCAAGGTAATGTACTGAAGTGACCACATGATGGATGCAGAATACACCAGAGAActgcgggcggggggggggttgctttggTCTAACTTGAGCATATCCTTATTTGTCAAAGCAGCTATAACCACCCGAGAAACATTCTCATCAATAATTAAACATGCATTTCCAGAATAGTGTtatgaaatgtatattttctgcCATGCTGCTGATGTATCGTGCTTTGCTGTGATGGTCATATTTTGAGGCTTGTCTACAAATAGAATACTCCCATTCCACATGTACATTTCAGAGTTATTCCTAGCTGTAATAATTCCTCCTCTCCATACTGGCTGTGAAGTACTGTAGTAAAGCATGAGGGAAATAATCCATGTAAAAgtaattccccccccctttcactggTCCATGTAGCCGACCTCCTAAGAAGGACTTTGTGGAGGTGACGGAGCTGACGGACATAACCTACATCAGCAACCTGGTCAAGCTGAGGCCCGGCCACATCAACGTCGTCCTGGTGCTCACCAACGCCTCCAAGAATGCTCTGCTCAGGAAATTTGCCAAGgaggttttttctttctctgggtaAGTCTGCACAACATTTGAAGAAGTTTATATTATCATCGTTTCCTTcagttcattcattaaaaagaaagaacaacatGTGAACTCTGACTAtagcaaaacatgttttatgcTTTTAAAATAACTGTTTTACTATTTTTACTTTGTATAACCCTGAACGCGTCTGCCACCACAGGACTCAGACGCTCCACTTCTCCTTCCTCAACGCTGATAAGCACCGCCACTGGATGCCGTCGCTCCTTTGCTCAACCTCCGGCGCTATGCGCAGAGAGGTCCATtcggacgaggacgaggagtcTCCGGACTACGCTGGACACGTCCTGGCCCTCAACGGCCACAAGAAATACTTTTGCCTCTTTAGACCCGTCTTCACAGGCGACGATTCAAAGGACTCCTCGTCCGAGACCTCGTCCGCCTCTGACAGCAGGAGAAAGTCCCGGCCCCGGTCCAGGTCCAGCTCCCACTCTCGATCCAGGTCCCATTCCAGGGAGGATGGGACGGGACCCAAGAGGGGCTCCGGCAGGGCCACGAGCATAGAAGTCCACCACAAGCTTGACAGGCTGGGACTGTGGATGGAGAGGCTAATGGAGGGCACCCTTCTCAGGTTACAGGTCCCTGCATGGCCCTCCCTTAGTGAAACCGCCAACTCCTTCTCAGAGAGCTGAggtcaaagtaacaaaaaaaaggttggatGGTAGTTGAACAAGTTATGCGTCCTCATTACgtttttcagcaaaaaaacCCCTAAAGAACCATGTTGCAGTTTTCAAAACATTATTCAAATTCCCTTAGGCAGAGGCTGGGTGGTATATGCAGTGAACTGTTGACTGAATAATTTGATCGGTTAGATGTTGGGACTTGAGGGCATAGAGTAGTGTGTTCccgcaaaacctttaaaatgtgcattttgtaGCAAAGGTACAAAGTCTGCGCTTCATAACGCTGCTTCGTGTTCTTTGTCCAGAGacggaaagaggaaaaagagacaaGAAGAGCTGTAGAAAATTCATTCACTGTCAGTTTTCACACAAATAGAGATCGTGTAGAAGGCGCTGTACTTATTCCCCAAAGCCAGACAACGAGCATCATGGTGCAGACAAAGGCTGCAGCTAgctgtgtgtgttacacattaACTATGTGACTTCGAGCCTGAAAACATCATTTTGACAGTCGCCTatcatgagtttttttttttttttttgttttttgctgtagTAAAACTGCGTTTGATGAACTAAAGTTTCAATATCTGTCTCTTTAGGACTCGCATCACTCTCCATTTAAGTATGTTCTTAGAATTTGGTTAATGATTGAAATGGAAtcttccttttgttttcagCTCAGACGAAGTTGACAAGtcatgctgctgtgtgtttaggGATTTTGCATTACATATGGTACCAGCCAATTATCATCCGACTAAGTGGTACTTTAAATGTTTGTGTCTTCACAGTTTCATACGGCGCTActttcactttgtcttttttttaatgttcatgttGATTGTCTGTATCAGGGGTAAAAGATAAACCTTAAAATTACACACATGCCCTTTTTTAAGCCTTTGCCCTTAAACTACTGTAAATATCAATGCATGGAATATGTAGACCTAAAATCACTAATAAATGTTTACTGAGTTTGCACTGGCAGCTGAAATGCTTCACAcagtctctcccctcctcttacTCTGTAGTTGAATCATTTTCTGCTTGACAAATAATATTTGCAATACACTGTAACCTCTaatctgtttctgtttttttcctcttgtgtgCCCTTTGAACTTAATTTTTGGCTATATCCTACTGTAAGAAATGTgtaaattattaaaagaaagtcaTTTGAactcatgtttatttattaaaatgtgtggCTATGATATCTaatcttctgtgtttttttttttttcttccttaaacTAAATGTGTATCTATAACAAGACGAGCAGCATTTCATATTATAACGGAAGTAATTACATGGATCACTAATTAAGGCACAATGTATTTTCAAGCTACAACTCTGACATCTACCTTCAAGTGTATATTAATATCAGAAAAAATATAAGCTCATTAGAGAGCTAAAATGAACCATAAATCGAACTGCTGACCATGAACTCATGAGCATGTTATACACTGTTCATGCACTGAATATCAAGTATATTAGGCGTCTGTGAGCGTTTCAAACTCTTTCTTCGTGTAGTTGTTCAGGGCCAAAGCCGAACGGTAGCAGCTGGTCCACAGTCATTCTCTGGTACGAGCCGTCGGGCTTCGTCAGGAACACGTCCCAGTTTGATCCAAACTGTCAGGGAAATGTTCCCAAAAGGAAATATGGTAAGTAGTCAAGTCCTCTCACAGAGCATCATTTGTCCTCATAAGGAAAAGTTAGTATGATAATATCCCAAAGCAGAGATTTTACCTCTCTCATGAACTGCCTGCAGCCGCCACACGGGGAGATGAACTCCTTACTCATGTCACTGCAAGAAGCACACGGGGAGAGACGTAGTTAAGGGTCAGGGTGttatttgacacaaacacattgcgGCCTTTATTGTATTTAGGTGATGGCTGGGTCACAGTGGTCTGAGTTCACCataaattgaatgaatgaatttctaCTAAAGCTGCTCTGTTCTGTATAGCTTTCCCACAATTTCCACCTGATCATCTCAAGCTTTTGCCCATTATGGTTCTACATGTCTATTGCGGCTCGACAGAgactcatgtacaactttttctcacGTGACTTCTTGGTAAACCATATGTTGAACTTTTACACAAGAcaaatgtgtgttgtgtgaaacAATGGGGGAGTTTGACATGGTTCCCCGGTGTGAACGCAGTGTGCCATGGTTTGGTATTGGAATAACGTTGACACAGCATGTTTTATGCCAACATTACCTTGAAATTGCAATTGCCTTGAAACTTCTGTGGCCTTCCGACACAGCCTTTGCGATAGCGTTCCTTTCAGCACACACACCCAGGTTGTAACATGCATTCTCCACATTGCACCCTGCCAGGGACACAAGCACAGTCTTTAGTTATCTTAGTGCACTAAAGAGGATAAAAAGAGGCCTTTTGGCAGGCGGCTGTCTGTTTGCTTCTCCTGTCCTGGTGTCACAGTTACTCGACAGGTCAGTGACTTTCCCCTCTGAAGTCCACGTGACTTTCAACAGGAAGATTGCTTCTATGCCTCGCTGTAGACAATAATTTGACATCCCTGTCAGTGTGTAGCTTGCTGTTGACACAAGTCACCCATTGATCACGTAAGTCATGGGTAAGCGGACACTTGTTTATGCAGAGAATTATGAATTTCAGTCACTTGGAATGATAAAGAAGGATTTTATGAGGATCTGCCGTAGGGAGACAGGTCCAAATGTTATCTTTCCTTGACAAGTCTTGTCATTTCAACTGCCTGCTATCAGGCAATCATTAACATCAAACTGACAAATAATCCATTTCCTTTACTTTCTTTTAATGAAATCTTACAGTAAAATACCTCAGTCAGCAAAAAGGGAACAAGAGAAGAATCAAACAGGAGTtgggcaatttttttttttgtgtgtcgtACCTGTAATCACACGGTTGTCTGGCGTCAGGAGAGCGGCTCCCACTCTGAAGTTGCTGTAACGACAGTAGGCTTGCTCCTTGGCCCCCTGAGAACGCTGGATCAGCATCTTGACAGTTTCCTCAGACAAGTGTTGAGGGCCGTGGTCCATGTTGAACTTGACTTGGTCCATGCTTTGGATGGCTGTTTTGGAGTCGGTGAAAGAGTCGTTGTAGCTCAGCTTTAAATAGGAAAGGGGCAGTGGGAAGGGTGGTGTATGAgagtatgtgtgcgtgtggtgtgacgtcatttgtATCCACGACACCGTAAGGGGGTGTGGTGTGGTGTGTTTCAAgccttcaagcattccaagtattgttcttctaattagttggaatgcttcaagcattccaagtattgttcttcttttctttattcaacttattcaacCAACTTCTATTTCTTctgccgcacctttcaactccttcacactttcagctattaagaccattcaaatattaaatgttaatgttcagctccttcaggagaggtgtgctatgactcttcagctttttagctcttataattgaattaatataaattaaaatcatcaactttccaatggattaaatttacaaatcctctcaaaacttcttcaactttcaactttttcagcttttccaatctttcagctagagacaccatttaaactttaaaatgttgtcacaagtcttaacaatttcataaaaaaaccagcttgttgatatctattatacttttttcataatcactaattatgtttcattagttttggggtccttttcgaatttagagtgggcgctagagtgaggacaaagtcggaagacaagagagggtccatgttttgtaaactgctagtagagcagttttaaaacacatagagacataaaaactagactcaaacgttcggtagagtcttgtgtctctcaaaatgtcattattttttggctactccaaatagttttgctccaggaagcatttgtttgaggtgtgggttctcagtaactgtctgtgaactaagtgcagctgctccgttgccgcgacaacgagctggggctctttctgtgactcacagctgatcctaattagctgattagtgcagcctgacatgacctccttctctccaccttctctcatcatttcaaagcaacccccatggagggagttcttactgtaatgtttgatgaggccttctaatatattctgtctctcaacccccccacccactcacccaataccatcatttcaaaataaaagctgcaatgattatgttatttaaacatgaagcttaggattcagctgtttcgttgaatacttattgcgctttcaattagtactacaaccactactaatatttctagtacttctagtagtacttctagtatttcaactggtattattactaaaatgacttttactactactagtactactagtatttcaacccccatggagggaattcttactgtaatgtttgatgaggcctattaaataatatatactgtctctcaacccccccacccccccacccactcacccaataccatcatttcaaaataaaagctgcaatgattatgttatttaaacatgaagcttaggatcaagctgtttcgttgaatacgtattgctctttcaaatagtactacaaccactactaatatttctagtacttctagtagtacttctagtatttcaactggtattattactaaaatgacttttactactactaatattactagtatttcaaccccaatggagggaattcttactgtaaagtttgaggcccatcaattaataactttagttttattagcttagtgcgactgtgggtgagtggggagcgcgggcgtccgtcctccaatcagagggttggcggtctgatcccaggcccggctaacctgcatgtcaatgtgtccttgggcaagacgcttaatcccaggattgttcctctagctgtgattacagtgtgtgaatattagttactggttgggcaggtgccactgtgtatggtaggtcctgtcattgttgtgtgaatgggtgaatgatgttatgtagtgttaaggtgctttgagtggtcagaagactagaagagcgctgtacaactctattttaccaagtccatttgctttaagTAACAATCATTccgtctcccaaacccccccccacccaattccattatttcaaaataaaagcctcaatgattatctgtacctcaacaataggtacaccacaattgctttcaaatactagtgaaactagtacttacttcttctactgctgctagtaccacaattacaactatagtactaaaccttatattactacaaaaaatgtattttttaattctcagcttttcctatttctattctttcagtaacgtttaaattaatttcagcttttattatttctgtgttttcaaattcatagaagcttctcccatttctgttttttttgcaattctttcaagttcatttcagcttttctcatttctgtattttcagccatttttaaatgtatttcagctttttctattctttccgcaatgtttagaatactttcagcttgtttcatttctgtactttaagcaactttttgaaattaatttcagctttctgcattccaacgcattttcagcaggaaatgcattttctagttgtcaTTACCATCGTTAACGTCTGCGTCACCgtcattgtcattgtcattACCATCGTTAAcgtcatcgtcacttcaatggagTTACTTGTGCTTTTGATACTCACTTGACCAATAAAATGCATCCGGTAAAGTAAGCGATTGGCGTATGTTTCCTCGGTGAAAAGAAGTAATAAAGCTAACATCAAAATACTTCAGTGCGACGCGTCATTAGTATGATCCCCTCATGTCTTAGCCCGCTGCGGCTTTTGgatattgtttattgtgtatAAGCCGCTATAGGGGGTAGTGGGAGCCGTCCCAGCCAGTCACTGGCCAGGATGTCCAAATGTTGTCATAACGTACTGGGAGGTGGCCTTAGTTGATTTTGGCCCCGCATATGAATTCCATTGCCGGGTGTTGTGACACACTTGTATGAacaaacaaagattttttttttcctcattgctTTTGTTTCATATCTTGTTTGACCCAGAAACAACAGAGACAGACAGTTTTAGAAAATAGTTATCTTTAATTGTTGAGTccagcgtttttttttcaggaggcTTCGAAGACCAAAATGATCTCTGAAATGATCACCAAAATCTGTGAAATGTATTGTATATGTTTTCTGGAAAACACCACAAActaataaaataagtaaaatacaAAGTGCATTTAGCTTTCTTTTGATCGTAAGCGTCACCGTCATtgtcattagttggaatgcttcaagcattccaagtattgttcttctaattagTCATCAGTCTCGTCTCTCTGGTCATTCAAGTGTTAAAAACCCAACCTTCGCTGTCTATATTGACTGGGTTCATACTCATAGGGTGTGTGCTAGAgatgattttatattttatctttttttgacTAAATGTGCTGCATGCAAGACAACAAAAATATCCAGCAAGGCCTCTGGTTCCTTTAGGCTCGACTTGAATCTTCATCACAGTAGAGTCATATGTGGGGCTGTGATAAAGAGTATTAAGTCTCTTTAGCTGTTCTGGGTGACCCAGTTGATCCATCCGAGGTAATTTCTGACTTTAGTGTACACGCCCGGGTAGTACGGATTGGCACAGCCGATGCCCCATGATACAATGCCCATGAATTTACCGTTACATGTAAGAGGTCCTCCTGAGTCCCCCTGAGGATGGAAGAGGAAAAAGTAAAACTTTTTTATTCAGGTGGTTTGGTATTAACCGGTGGACATGGTATACATGTAGCAATTAAAGAGCCAGATTCTTTTTCACcgtgaaacaaaaaacaaggaatAAGGTACATGTTGAAATTGACATTTCTAACCAAACTTGACAATCTCTCAATTTCTTGGGTTGGAAAATCATATCAAGTTTTGCAAGGCCAATGTTGAGAGAGAGATGACAAATCTACaatatcacattaaaaaaaaacattcagtcaaACATAACTccaaataaataatgcaatgtTTGCTAggacattttctatttttataagAGATAATATGTGAATGACGTGCATCCTTTGTGTTACAATGCACCCAATCCataaatgcagctttaacagtGCCAGAAAAATAAGTTACTCAGATTAATTGTTAGTTGCTGTCACACATTTTAAGAGGAATACGCGCTTAAATCAGGTggaagtttaaaaaatatttttgggaaTAACACTCGGGCAAACTCATTATAACAGTACATGATTACAACTTCATTCCTCACCTGACAGGAGTCCCTCCCCCCAGAGAGAGATCCGGCACAGATCATGTTGTCTGTGACCctgaagtagtagtagtaccgaCAGTTGTTAAAGATGTCTACATTGACGGACTTGAGCACGGGGGACAGCTCGTAGCTGTACAGCCAAGTCACACCCCAGCCGCTGACTGTGCACGGGGCAAAGTCAGCCAAGGGCGGGGAGTCCGGGTCTGGCAGGGAGGCCAGCTGGACAGTGGCGTTGATGTCAGCTGGGCGGTCCAACTGACCCACAGAGAACATATATGCTTCAGGTAGTCAACGCACACAGCTAATAATGTCCGTTTTGTAGTGTATATCAATGGCCAGATTATTACAGTTTATCACGAATTCAGTTTCattacaaaacaatacaaaattcATTCATGAGATCAAAATTCAATGAAAGTGAAGTCTCTAAAAACCCTTTTCAATGAGTCAGTCTCAGTTCAATACTGAGTCAACAAATAGATTTAATAAAAGGTAAAGGGAAGCTCCACTAAGTACTAGTGATCTTGTCAAAATTGAGAGTTGCATCTGTGTTTACCACAATAGGACAAATCTACGTGAAGGGTCCCTTGAGAAGCAGCACAAATATGAAACGGGACATACATCATTTAGAAATGTAAATAATTGTACAGCGCTTGCAAtgttttttgcatgtttgtCATAGCATCGTTCTGTTATGTCTGCGTCAGCGTTGTGTTTGCAGGTCACTGACAGATGATTTGATCCAACGTATAATCAGTGTCTGAAGCCCCAGCACGGGATCAAGTGCCTCAAATCCTATATCTGCATTAAGAACCTGCGTCACGTCCCTTACCTTAAGCAGCATAAtatcattgtcaaatgtccagTATTTGTACTGGTTGTGGGTGATGATCAAGGCAACGTTGAACCTCTGCTCAGTACCCTCCTCCTTGGTGATGTCATGATCACCCAAGACCACTTGGATCAGGTGACTCCTAAGAGAGCACAGCAGAAGGTAAAGACCAGGAACCTCTTGTCCATCAACTAAAGATCTAAGATCATATATGTTGtggatcattaaaaaaacagttttgatATTCAAATGCAAGGTGCAGTATGTGCTTCCATGGTCATTTAGTAAAACCTGCGGCAGGTAGCAGTGCAGTAGCTTACGGTCGCCAGCAGTGGGCAGCAGTCACCACCCACTGCCTGTGGATGAGGGTGCCTCCACAGAAGTGGTAGTTTGAGAACAGGATGGAGGCCTGGTACTTGATGGAGAAGGGTTGTACCTCTTCGCCCCCGATGATTCTCGCTCCGTGCACACCTAAGAGCCGGGGAGGTGACACACGTGACAGAGGGATTATATTCCATAACATGGGGAGAGCTCCCAGCTCTTGGTTTTCATTCGGAGTCAGCCCTGTTGGACTGAAGGTGTAAAGGTCCAGGAGACAGTATttcctgtatatatatatattttccgaTGACTCACCTGTCTGGTTTACCACAAGCAGGAGGAGCAGTGATAGGTGACAGAATGGAGCCCGGTTCATCTTAGTagcttcaaaaagaaaaagaagtcatATATCGATGTGCACTTGCACAGAGAGAGGTTTATGCAATCTTCATCCTACTGCAATATTTATCTATGTTCTCTAAGAGTGaaacaatttgtttgtttgaagataCCATATTGTCAATCCCCAAAGGTCAAAAGCtcattatgaaaataaatgttttcactaAGGTTTTCCTTCTGTAGGATCTCGTCAGGTAAAATCAGTGCTGTCTGTTCAAGTGGTTTGAATTCTATAATTGAGGTACATAGTCCAAAATGAACAACGCAGGGGAACACTTCACATTAACTGCCTTGCTTCTTCATAGTCAGGGAAATAAGCAGAAACATATTTTTTCTAACCAGTTTCAAGTTCAAAACGTATTCATTTGAAGTGATTAAAGTGTTATAGCT
Encoded here:
- the dnajc16l gene encoding dnaJ homolog subfamily C member 16; its protein translation is MTLRRIPRYPRSLQLAIFLLILSVQLVKAASEYDPYKILGVSRSASQAEVKKAYKNLAKEWHPDKNKDPNAEDMFIKVSKSYEILSNEERRSNFDRYGQMDENQQFAQSQHQGFRGFQNSFYFDESFFHFPRSRDFADSKYLLHHAQFNTDVLPDSHKRPYLIKVTSEWCFACIHIEPVWKEVVLELEPLGVGVGIVDLGYERRLAHQLGAHRAPSIIGLVNGRVTFFHQAVVRENLRQFIEDLLPPKLVEKITDDNYRVYLDSWRVENKPNVLLFDQIPIVPLLYKLTAFAFRDNVRFGFVDQGDTHNSQLLRQFNINTYAPTMLLFKEDSEKPVDIIQARGMKRQIMNEFVSNNKFLQVPRLVNQQLFDELCPVKQFHRRRKYCVLLITGEDQAFLPGNKAFLDFASANRKDVLRFAYVYQRQQQPLCQALLHNQAALSPQVVILERRSHAGKVMYRSVSGGWNGSEEDKYRLHEQLELLQKDPTYLRSDATLPELNNEMAPIFVIRWINSAYDYIVQIYDDLLYSNWREMMPILSLIFSALFILFGTVIIQAFSEPGESKPRKPKPKEQPQAEEDASSRGSTSSRPPKKDFVEVTELTDITYISNLVKLRPGHINVVLVLTNASKNALLRKFAKEVFSFSGTQTLHFSFLNADKHRHWMPSLLCSTSGAMRREVHSDEDEESPDYAGHVLALNGHKKYFCLFRPVFTGDDSKDSSSETSSASDSRRKSRPRSRSSSHSRSRSHSREDGTGPKRGSGRATSIEVHHKLDRLGLWMERLMEGTLLRLQVPAWPSLSETANSFSES
- the LOC119229719 gene encoding cytidine deaminase-like; its protein translation is MDQVKFNMDHGPQHLSEETVKMLIQRSQGAKEQAYCRYSNFRVGAALLTPDNRVITGCNVENACYNLGVCAERNAIAKAVSEGHRSFKAIAISSDMSKEFISPCGGCRQFMREFGSNWDVFLTKPDGSYQRMTVDQLLPFGFGPEQLHEERV
- the si:dkey-33m11.8 gene encoding trypsin, with the protein product MNRAPFCHLSLLLLLVVNQTGVHGARIIGGEEVQPFSIKYQASILFSNYHFCGGTLIHRQWVVTAAHCWRPSHLIQVVLGDHDITKEEGTEQRFNVALIITHNQYKYWTFDNDIMLLKLDRPADINATVQLASLPDPDSPPLADFAPCTVSGWGVTWLYSYELSPVLKSVNVDIFNNCRYYYYFRVTDNMICAGSLSGGRDSCQGDSGGPLTCNGKFMGIVSWGIGCANPYYPGVYTKVRNYLGWINWVTQNS